One Streptococcus sp. zg-86 DNA window includes the following coding sequences:
- a CDS encoding DUF536 domain-containing protein, with protein sequence MGIEKTVSELAEILGVSRQAMNNRVKSLPEEFVEKNEKGVTVVNRAGLVKLEEIYKTTIFEDEPISEEVKQRELMEILVDEKNDEINRLYKQLEVKDKQIAEKDEQLRVKDVQISEKDKQLDQQQQLTLKAMADKDVLKLELEEAKAHAQEKTKGFFARLLGR encoded by the coding sequence ATGGGAATTGAAAAAACAGTCAGCGAATTGGCGGAAATCTTGGGTGTCAGCCGGCAGGCGATGAATAACCGGGTGAAGTCTCTTCCAGAAGAATTCGTTGAAAAAAATGAGAAGGGTGTAACGGTTGTTAATCGTGCAGGCCTTGTCAAGTTAGAAGAGATTTACAAGACTACCATTTTTGAAGATGAGCCGATTAGCGAAGAAGTCAAGCAACGCGAGTTGATGGAAATCTTAGTCGATGAGAAAAATGACGAAATCAATCGCTTGTATAAGCAGTTAGAAGTGAAAGACAAACAGATTGCGGAAAAAGATGAGCAGTTGCGGGTGAAAGATGTTCAGATTTCTGAAAAAGACAAGCAATTGGATCAGCAGCAACAATTGACCTTAAAAGCGATGGCTGACAAGGATGTCTTGAAGTTGGAATTGGAAGAAGCAAAGGCACATGCGCAAGAAAAAACAAAGGGCTTCTTTGCACGATTACTTGGACGATAA
- the tsaD gene encoding tRNA (adenosine(37)-N6)-threonylcarbamoyltransferase complex transferase subunit TsaD — protein MKDRYILAIETSCDETSVAVLKNDADLLSNVIASQIESHKRFGGVVPEVASRHHVEVITVCIEEALLEAGIGASDLTAVAVTYGPGLVGALLVGLSAAKAFAWANGLPLIPVNHMAGHLMAARSVKELEYPLLALLVSGGHTELVYVSGEGEYSIVGETRDDAVGEAYDKVGRVMGLPYPAGRVIDELAHQGQDIYNFPRAMVKEDNLEFSFSGLKSAFINLCHNAEQKGETLVNEDLAASFQACVLDILLAKTKKALEKYPVKTLVVAGGVAANQGLRERLNQEITDVEVIIPPLRLCGDNAGMIALAAVSEWNKNNLASLDLNAKPSLAFDSL, from the coding sequence ATGAAAGATAGATATATTCTTGCCATTGAGACATCATGTGATGAAACCTCGGTTGCAGTATTGAAAAATGATGCGGACTTGTTGTCCAATGTGATTGCGAGTCAAATTGAAAGCCATAAACGGTTTGGCGGCGTTGTTCCTGAAGTAGCCAGCCGTCATCATGTAGAAGTAATAACAGTCTGTATTGAAGAAGCCTTGTTGGAGGCTGGGATAGGAGCTTCGGACCTAACAGCAGTTGCGGTGACCTATGGTCCTGGTTTAGTTGGAGCCCTTTTGGTAGGCTTATCCGCAGCGAAAGCCTTTGCTTGGGCAAATGGTTTGCCCTTGATTCCAGTCAATCACATGGCAGGACACCTGATGGCAGCACGTAGCGTGAAGGAGTTGGAGTATCCCTTGCTTGCATTATTGGTCTCTGGTGGGCACACGGAGCTGGTCTATGTATCAGGAGAAGGTGAGTATAGCATTGTCGGAGAAACGCGAGATGATGCGGTAGGAGAGGCTTATGATAAGGTTGGACGTGTCATGGGGCTTCCCTATCCAGCTGGTCGTGTTATTGATGAATTGGCACATCAGGGACAGGATATTTATAACTTTCCACGTGCAATGGTCAAAGAAGATAATCTAGAGTTCTCATTTTCAGGCCTTAAGTCAGCTTTTATCAACCTTTGTCATAATGCCGAACAAAAAGGAGAAACACTTGTCAACGAAGATTTAGCAGCTTCTTTTCAGGCTTGTGTCTTAGATATTTTGCTGGCAAAGACGAAAAAAGCTCTCGAAAAATATCCTGTCAAGACCTTGGTGGTTGCAGGGGGAGTAGCTGCTAATCAGGGCTTGCGCGAGCGTTTAAATCAGGAAATAACTGATGTTGAGGTCATTATCCCACCCTTGCGCCTCTGCGGTGATAATGCAGGCATGATTGCCTTAGCTGCGGTCAGCGAATGGAACAAGAACAACCTAGCGTCTCTGGATTTGAATGCCAAGCCGAGTCTAGCTTTTGATTCCTTGTAG
- a CDS encoding AzlC family ABC transporter permease has protein sequence MQGSFVKEGAIDAIPTILGYASIGLACGIVSVNSGISALEMALMSVFVYAGSAQFVMCAMILAGAPLMSIAVTVFFVNLRHFLLSLHTASMFQKNSLGSNIFIGSFLTDESYGVLLRKQLENPTVSPYWMYGNNLASYTAWVLFTVLGNLIGSFIPNPEGLGLDFALVAMFVGIFAGQLEAMARQIPLRKIGWILLSVFLAYMGLVLVTSSYIAVLVATLIGCFVGVMLDDK, from the coding sequence ATGCAAGGTTCATTTGTGAAAGAAGGGGCAATTGATGCGATTCCTACCATTTTAGGCTATGCGAGTATTGGACTAGCTTGTGGAATTGTTTCGGTTAATTCAGGTATTTCAGCGCTAGAAATGGCTTTGATGAGCGTATTCGTATATGCAGGAAGTGCGCAATTTGTGATGTGTGCCATGATTTTAGCGGGTGCGCCTTTGATGTCGATTGCAGTGACGGTATTTTTTGTCAATCTACGTCATTTTCTCCTCAGTCTGCATACAGCGTCCATGTTTCAAAAAAATTCTTTGGGTTCTAATATTTTTATCGGTTCATTTTTGACGGATGAGTCCTATGGTGTCTTGTTGCGGAAACAGTTGGAAAATCCAACGGTATCTCCCTATTGGATGTATGGGAATAATCTGGCTAGCTATACTGCATGGGTGTTGTTTACCGTGTTAGGCAATCTCATCGGTAGCTTCATTCCAAATCCGGAAGGGTTAGGACTTGATTTTGCATTGGTAGCAATGTTTGTAGGAATTTTTGCAGGTCAGCTAGAAGCGATGGCAAGACAGATTCCATTACGGAAGATTGGCTGGATTCTGTTGAGTGTATTTTTGGCCTATATGGGATTGGTTCTGGTGACCTCTTCTTATATTGCGGTTCTTGTAGCGACCTTGATTGGCTGTTTTGTGGGGGTGATGCTGGATGATAAATAG
- a CDS encoding BaiN/RdsA family NAD(P)/FAD-dependent oxidoreductase: MTHFDTLIIGAGPAGMMAAIAASFYGQKTLLLEKNRRLGKKLAGTGGGRCNVTNNGTLEDLLEGIPGNGRFLYSVFSQFDNHDIIRFFEDNGVKLKVEDHGRVFPTTDRSQTIIKALEMKMLDLGVDIRTGTEVLSVKKIDDTFQIKTADNLFTACKVIVTTGGKAYPSTGSTGFGHDIARHFKLAVTEIEAAESPLLTDFPHKALQGISLDDVTLRYDKHVITHDLLFTHFGLSGPAALRLSSFVKGGETAYLDVLPQISQEDLLNLLEEEREKALKNVLKTLMPERLAEFFAKSCPLKVKQLSKKERDQLIATIKALPIPITGKMSLAKSFVTKGGVDLKEINPKTLESKKVAGLHFAGEVLDINAHTGGFNITYCLCTGWVAGIHPIPFS; this comes from the coding sequence ATGACACACTTTGATACGCTTATTATTGGCGCAGGACCTGCTGGCATGATGGCCGCAATTGCTGCTAGCTTCTATGGACAAAAAACGCTACTCCTTGAAAAGAATCGCAGGCTCGGAAAAAAGCTAGCGGGAACAGGTGGTGGTCGTTGCAATGTAACCAACAATGGCACGCTTGAAGACTTACTAGAAGGCATCCCAGGTAATGGTCGTTTCCTCTACAGCGTCTTTTCCCAATTTGATAATCATGACATCATTCGTTTTTTTGAGGACAACGGTGTCAAGCTAAAGGTCGAAGATCACGGACGCGTCTTTCCAACGACCGATCGCTCTCAAACGATTATTAAGGCTCTTGAGATGAAAATGTTGGATTTGGGTGTTGACATTCGAACAGGGACAGAAGTTCTCTCCGTTAAAAAAATCGATGACACGTTTCAGATTAAGACCGCAGATAATCTTTTCACCGCTTGCAAGGTCATTGTTACAACAGGAGGCAAAGCCTATCCCTCAACAGGCTCTACTGGATTTGGTCATGACATTGCCCGCCATTTCAAGCTCGCCGTAACAGAGATTGAAGCTGCGGAAAGTCCGCTTCTGACTGATTTTCCCCACAAGGCGCTGCAAGGTATTTCGCTAGACGATGTCACTCTCCGCTACGATAAACACGTTATCACCCACGATCTCTTGTTCACGCATTTTGGGCTTTCTGGCCCTGCCGCCCTACGACTATCTAGCTTTGTCAAGGGAGGCGAAACCGCCTATTTAGATGTTCTGCCCCAAATTTCCCAAGAGGATTTGCTAAACTTACTCGAGGAAGAAAGAGAAAAAGCCCTCAAAAACGTCTTGAAAACCCTCATGCCTGAACGATTGGCAGAATTCTTTGCGAAGTCTTGTCCCCTCAAAGTCAAACAACTGTCTAAAAAAGAAAGGGACCAACTGATAGCTACAATCAAGGCGCTACCGATTCCGATTACAGGCAAGATGTCCCTAGCCAAGTCCTTTGTGACCAAGGGTGGAGTAGACCTCAAGGAAATCAATCCCAAAACCCTTGAAAGTAAAAAAGTAGCAGGACTACATTTTGCGGGAGAAGTACTTGACATCAATGCCCATACAGGAGGCTTTAATATCACCTACTGTCTCTGCACTGGCTGGGTGGCAGGTATACATCCGATACCGTTTTCATAA
- a CDS encoding AzlD domain-containing protein yields MINREMVWMILAAMVVTWVPRILPFVLTKGKSLPPLTLHFLRFLPLSIIFALTLSSVVDERVGHFPRFLPIETIALLPTFFVVLKTKNILLAVIVGVVVTASLRFLSGI; encoded by the coding sequence ATGATAAATAGGGAAATGGTATGGATGATTCTAGCTGCAATGGTTGTAACCTGGGTGCCGAGAATTCTGCCCTTTGTCTTAACAAAAGGAAAATCTCTGCCCCCTCTTACCTTGCATTTTTTACGCTTTCTACCTCTTTCCATTATCTTTGCCTTGACCTTATCAAGTGTGGTGGATGAAAGGGTGGGGCATTTTCCGCGTTTTCTACCAATTGAAACAATAGCCTTGTTACCGACTTTCTTTGTCGTTTTGAAAACAAAGAATATTCTGCTCGCAGTTATAGTAGGGGTTGTCGTAACAGCTAGCTTGCGGTTTCTTTCAGGAATTTAA
- a CDS encoding ABC transporter ATP-binding protein: MKLALNTISKQFDQKIIFQETSFTFEQGKIYGLLGRNGAGKTTLFNCIARNLVLEHGTIQFEEEEQLRDYDSTEIGFTQTYPQLPAFMTAFEFIRFYMDIHKDKLRSSRSPEEWLTLVGIDHVDQHRLLKDFSHGMQNKVQLLLSLIVQPAVLLLDEPLTSFDPVAAHEFKQLIREAKKESIIIFSTHILQLAQDLCDEIVLLHHKKLQAVPTERLHDTDFEQEIVNLLADK; this comes from the coding sequence ATGAAACTAGCCCTTAACACCATTTCAAAACAATTTGACCAGAAAATCATCTTCCAAGAAACGTCCTTTACGTTTGAACAAGGAAAAATCTACGGACTCCTCGGCAGAAACGGTGCTGGGAAAACAACCCTCTTTAACTGTATCGCCCGTAACCTCGTTCTCGAACATGGGACAATTCAGTTTGAAGAAGAGGAGCAACTGCGCGACTATGATTCAACTGAAATCGGCTTTACTCAGACCTACCCGCAACTCCCTGCTTTTATGACCGCCTTTGAATTTATCCGTTTTTACATGGACATTCACAAAGATAAACTGCGTAGTTCACGGAGTCCCGAAGAATGGCTAACACTAGTCGGTATTGACCATGTAGACCAACACCGCTTGCTGAAAGACTTCTCTCATGGAATGCAAAATAAGGTTCAGCTTCTCCTATCTCTCATCGTACAACCAGCTGTTCTCTTACTTGACGAGCCTCTCACCTCATTTGACCCAGTCGCAGCTCATGAATTTAAACAGTTAATTCGAGAGGCAAAGAAAGAATCTATTATCATCTTTTCAACCCATATTCTCCAATTGGCTCAAGATCTGTGCGATGAAATTGTCCTCTTGCATCACAAGAAGTTACAAGCCGTACCAACCGAACGTTTGCACGACACCGATTTTGAACAAGAAATCGTCAATCTATTAGCAGATAAATAG